A single genomic interval of Argopecten irradians isolate NY chromosome 8, Ai_NY, whole genome shotgun sequence harbors:
- the LOC138329724 gene encoding phthioceranic/hydroxyphthioceranic acid synthase-like isoform X1, whose amino-acid sequence MGTTEMAATFKSRARARLPTSWDRIRLIICDVRDRFGMDDGNDIVIVGVGCKFPGADDLDEFWRVLSEGENHVIEIPRERWNNNAFYHEDPNEPGKSYVTRAGFIKKYDEWDYKLFNVNKMEAATVDPQQRYVLDCVHMAMEDGGITRRDLNGSNTGVYIGVMNDDYKVRSSDDLNTMTNYSLTGTSTSIISARVSYTYNLLGPSMSIDTACSSALVAIHTASQALKSGDCDVAICGGVNSILYPDIFVPLSKARMVSPTGQCQAFSNKADGYARGEGCGIVILKTKKQAVLDGNKIWAAIATGCNQDGRTTTPITAPSSNQQRNLLVKVYSKTGIDPNDIQYIEAHGTGTPVGDPIETNTLGEFFAQKRQNGDSYQNNILLGSVKTNIGHLESAAGAAGLVKVLLMMQNEKIVPSLHYDNPNPNISFDEFRLEVARNMSQWPCLKKGGRLSCVNSFGFGGTNSHAVIKQYRVDDFKEEKKTRKSNRIIAVTGSDIRSLGKNLYQLKENIHKAKYCLEDISYTSTCRRDHYAYRTAFLVKTKEDVVRNCNEHLHQLQTIKPAGFSKPNMVFVFCGVGTAWTGMCQELLNKEDKFTETVREIDRILTPLAGWSIIQTLTDGFDISDPLKSHLAIFTCQVAMAKLWNHLGIQPDIIVGQSVGEVAAAYAAGVLSIEDAVRVIYERSRILDEAKGGTMCVIGNCNVSLVGDTCKKFRGKVNIAVNTSPKACTLTGDRDAIEEAIKILEKENKDKSFIRRLNVQCAYHSHYMESASEKLETALCGLKGMEPHCKLISTVTGEFAMGNEFVSPQYWAKNVRQPVLLQHAITKAQSDKTFNIYLEIGPKPVLRFHLGDIVGTGNATALPSMTEKKELDMLQLSMIELFKHGIDPCWSNIVTTASLTDLPKCSFSPVKLLFQSDVTLLKISGVRTTQSSHLFVERAGGDEIRFKINISPTTTWFLYEHVVSGTIVVPGAFYIDVALQIAMEFGIKGQKNISVSAQFVQPLHLNKAEPCKAEAYVEHLDDGLSIHVLKNKVTSARCQIRESDGHSLETVDVEAIRKRCTVHQSATETYQNLKRLGFSYGSELKILGNALKSDNECLVQMKLTDRIIKDIDATHLHPAILDGLLQTTGVFNLQTNIGTTLLPAGIESIMTRQSPEKKMLAFATLVSHTKQRIRYNALLLTEDGRIIAEIRNFFIQCIGSNNKDEEDSMYEVRWEKKEMKVTSKESQHSGKEQQNSVVISLDRSDAEIFDSEINNMSSYHLATHDEYFESKLTDYLRMSGHTCINSLIFSVNKEKSLDQLTGEEVMKRVSANACALLKICQQLVNLRIDLPVLIITEKTQGPGVSQNQVENVIGSELWGMARSIVLEYPLQLTLIDRHVPLRQCSSTIEDLLIYQNPQLCSEAELLVTTNKVYFNRLVPQQELPREYKWISIENSDRVHLKSRRPDNVEDKFCLLQDIEPIPKGMFMEVEQAVMHDSALCSLTTQSAWNDIPIWASEKEDGFDILTFEICGKVTVHSDDKPPNQLEGMYAACSPFTLQSIVEVHQDCIVRIDDLPSYKPGTLRASAFLWHMKEYLVRGITLIITNGDDNVGEILRAMLPKPQASQVVIDTLDGLHNPDTQQYNVETVVILTTVTFATLCDLLDKTEGVHTCLSLELFGTMHTWQTARKKYGELSFIILYNEDILMRKNLSETILKVGKWLRKNLSKIQCDNWAEKTTRVVTLDSAKQQEKRVKVRKEQLFRRKSCYVIVGGLTGLGWEIVKYLATDCSTSIVILSRSVPNAAQTREISKLEKLTSTSIKALSADITSIGSLEKAFTRIENYYGQHSVKGIFHGGAVLNDGLFINQTNESFKKVLLPKVLGSWNLHTFSKRYDLDFFILHSSVASVIGNKGQSNYSAGNAFMDSLAHYRAANDYPGLSINWGPLAVGMAADNAVQEELERSGYMFLGVRITIDSLVKTLMSDGNQILVGIFDWSLVESQFTDVSLERVRRRFRRVMNNDNKRNMQAISAELVGNHYMNTTEGITSFVIDVASLVFATDANMISISTSLMNLGIDSMVAMTFMNTINGATNCAIPVVLLMSEETTIETIVDYLETNIKQTTDMTRKQTDVAKPDDLTHMEKEYFIPENIDASHLFTYVDFEASGHFANKEIWKALLGHVVMKHEALRTHFVQRRDSYGKSTYTRVVTPAEKTELYFKVVERGSINRNERIPSDMTMYRFFPETDFPLRLLFEEADGKCYIRMVFSHLTFDMTSIMLVLEDIQNFKINADVQVPGSMTKDIAGHVNERLREHENALKEYWKRKIPAGLSSLSMADTEREIPQEINISTTTAHIPQQLVLKLAQFCRNNEITQFQLMVTAYQILLHVVTRVDTICVLTLADMRMLFPQFQRDIGCMVNKVPLFLSLSKERTINNLLIENGKDIWMMLNSGLYPFRQIVNEVSARNDDPDAIFRHMLVYRDFQRANTEEKGGYVKLLNAVSPNNMHETVMVVWNDRINRALNLELEHNTLIISKPEAESILQLLISLLEYLIDHGDSTMNDMTREFNHAAQLIHPVGSEINRTSGIKQTTDMTRRQTDVAKPDDLTHMEKEYFIPENIDASHLFTYVDFEASGHFANTEMWKALLEHVVMKHAALRTHFVQRRDSYGKSTYTRVVTPAEKTELNFKVVERGSINRNERIPSDMTMYRFFPETDFPLRLLFEEADGKCYIRMVFSHLTFDMTSIMLVLEDIQNFKINADVQVPGSMTKDIAGHVNERLREHENALKEYWKRKIPAGLSSLSMADTEREIPQEINISTTTAHIPQQLVLKLAQFCRNNEITQFQLMVTAYQILLHVVTRVDTICVLTLADMRMLFPQFQRDIGCMVNKVPLFLSLSKERTINNLLIENGKDIWMMLNSGLYPFRQIVNEVSARNDDPDAIFRHMLVYRDFQRANTEEKGGYVKLLNAVSPNNMHETVMVVWNDRINRALNLELEHNTLIISKPEAESILQLLISILEYLIDHGDSTMNDMTREFNHAAQLIHPVGSEINRTSEISIASGEFLKQTRNGWNHRVQLSVCRDQDGDQVLVKWRRTKNHRSREIYGKDIESVDRGTCNGLHALTVSTKERNERVYTFMTPNKQLCDTITSCLLDRLEGARTKGQNTKL is encoded by the exons ATATGATGAATGGGATTACAAATTGTTCAACGTCAACAAAATGGAAGCCGCCACGGTGGACCCCCAGCAGCGATACGTGCTTGACTGCGTTCATATGGCCATGGAAGATGGCGGAATCACGAGAAGAGATTTGAATGGGTCCAATACAGGGGTTTACATAG GTGTAATGAACGATGATTACAAAGTACGTTCAAGCGATGACCTGAACACTATGACCAACTACAGTCTGACCGGAACATCCACGAGTATTATATCCGCTAGAGTCTCCTACACCTACAACCTTCTTGGTCCGTCTATGTCAATTGACACCGCCTGTTCCTCAGCGTTGGTAGCGATCCACACAGCCTCACAGGCACTGAAATCTG GTGATTGTGACGTCGCCATCTGCGGCGGTGTTAACAGTATCCTGTACCCAGACATATTTGTTCCGCTAAGCAAGGCACGTATGGTTTCACCAACCGGACAGTGTCAAGCTTTCTCTAATAAGGCAGACGGCTATGCTAGGGGAGAGGGATGTGGAATagttatattaaaaacaaagaaacag GCTGTATTAGATGGTAACAAGATTTGGGCAGCCATAGCAACGGGATGCAATCAAGACGGACGGACAACAACACCTATCACTGCACCATCAAGTAACCAACAACGAAATCTCCTGGTGAAAGTTTATTCTAAAACCGGCATTGATCCGAATGATATCCAATACATAGAAGCACATG GCACTGGGACTCCTGTTGGTGACCCGATTGAAACAAATACACTAGGGGAGTTCTTTGCTCAGAAACGTCAAAATGGAGATAGTTATCAAAATAACATCCTCCTTGGATCAGTAAAAACTAATATCGGTCACTTGGAATCTGCCGCCGGAGCTGCGGGACTGGTCAAAGTTCTCTTGATGATGCAAAATGAAAAGATTGTTCCTTCTCTTCACTATGACAATCCAAACCCGAATAtcagttttgatgaatttcGTTTAGAGGTCGCCCGAAATATGTCACAATGGCCATGTCTTAAAAAAGGAGGACGGCTCTCCTGCGTAAACTCTTTTGGATTTGGAGGGACGAATAGTCATGCCGTCATCAAACAATACCGCGTGGATGACtttaaagaagaaaagaaaacacgTAAATCAAATCGTATTATCGCTGTTACTGGTAGtgatatcaggtctctaggaaAGAACTTATATCAATTGAAAGAGAACATACACAAAGCCAAATACTGTCTAgaggacatatcatatacatcGACATGCAGACGAGATCATTACGCATACCGCACTGCTTTTCTTGTGAAAACAAAAGAGGACGTGGTCAGAAATTGCAACGAACATTTGCATCAGCTTCAAACAATTAAACCAGCAGGTTTTTCTAAACCGAATATGGTCTTTGTCTTTTGTGGAGTGGGTACTGCCTGGACTGGAATGTGTCAAGAATTGTTGAACAAAGAAGACAAATTTACAGAGACAGTTAGAGAAATCGACAGAATCCTcactcctttagctggatggtctataatacaaacacttacagACGGGTTTGACATCAGCGATCCATTGAAGAGTCACCTGGCGATTTTCACTTGTCAGGTTGCAATGGCTAAACTTTGGAACCATTTAGGGATACAGCCAGACATTATCGTCGGACAGTCCGTAGGGGAAGTCGCGGCAGCATATGCAGCAGGAGTCCTATCGATAGAAGATGCAGTCAGGGTCATATACGAAAGATCACGCATATTAGATGAAGCGAAAGGTGGCACTATGTGCGTAATCGGCAATTGTAATGTGTCTTTGGTAGGTGACACTTGCAAGAAATTTAGGGGCAAAGTAAACATTGCCGTCAATACTAGCCCAAAAGCGTGTACACTGACCGGGGATAGAGATGCGATTGAAGAGGCCATAAAGATTCTAGAGAAAGAGAATAAAGACAAATCATTTATTCGTCGACTCAACGTGCAATGTGCCTACCACAGTCACTACATGGAATCTGCCAGTGAAAAATTGGAAACAGCTCTCTGCGGTCTTAAAGGAATGGAACCACATTGCAAATTGATATCCACAGTTACGGGAGAATTTGCCATGGGTAACGAGTTTGTCTCGCCGCAATATTGGGCAAAAAATGTTAGACAACCTGTACTGTTACAGCATGCCATAACTAAGGCGCAATCAGACAAAACCTTCAACATCTACCTTGAAATAGGGCCTAAGCCTGTATTGAGATTTCATCTCGGTGATATAGTTGGAACTGGTAATGCTACAGCGTTGCCATCTATGACAGAAAAGAAGGAATTAGATATGCTGCAACTTTCCATGATTGAACTTTTCAAACATGGCATTGACCCATGCTGGTCTAACATCGTTACAACAGCTTCACTGACGGATCTACCAAAATGTTCGTTCAGTCCTGTGAAACTATTGTTTCAATCAGATGTCACCCTTTTGAAAATCAGTGGTGTCCGGACAACTCAGTCAAGTCATCTATTTGTGGAGAGAGCAGGGGGAGATGAGATACGGTTCAAAATCAACATATCACCAACCACAACTTGGTTTCTCTACGAGCACGTTGTTTCGGGCACAATCGTGGTTCCTGGGGCGTTTTACATCGATGTCGCTCTGCAGATTGCCATGGAGTTTGGAATCAAAGGCCAGAAAAATATCAGTGTATCGGCACAGTTCGTACAACCACTACACTTAAACAAAGCAGAACCTTGTAAAGCAGAAGCATACGTCGAACACTTGGACGACGGGTTGTCCATTCATGTACTCAAAAACAAAGTAACGTCTGCCAGATGTCAGATACGAGAGTCGGATGGGCATTCACTTGAAACTGTAGACGTAGAAGCCATCCGAAAAAGATGTACAGTGCATCAGTCGGCCACTGAAACGTACCAGAATTTAAAGAGACTGGGGTTTTCTTATGGCAGCGAGTTAAAAATCTTGGGTAACGCATTGAAATCTGATAATGAGTGTCTTGTCCAAATGAAATTGACAGACAGAATCATAAAAGACATCGACGCTACGCACTTGCATCCAGCAATATTGGATGGACTTCTGCAAACTACAGGCGTTTTTAACCTACAAACCAACATAGGTACAACACTTCTCCCTGCAGGAATTGAAAGTATTATGACCCGCCAGTCCCCGGAAAAGAAGATGCTTGCCTTTGCAACATTGGTATCTCATACAAAACAAAGGATCCGGTACAATGCATTGCTTTTGACCGAGGATGGAAGAATCATTGCCGAAATTAGAAATTTCTTTATTCAGTGTATTGGTTCCAATAATAAGGATGAAGAGGATTCCATGTATGAGGTCAGATGGGAGAAGAAGGAAATGAAAGTCACGTCTAAAGAGAGTCAACACTCTGGCAAAGAACAACAAAACTCGGTCGTTATCTCCCTTGATAGAAGTGATGCAGAAATATTTGACTCGGAGATCAACAATATGTCCAGTTATCATCTTGCAACTCATGATGAATATTTCGAAAGCAAACTTACAGATTACTTGCGAATGTcaggacatacatgtatcaactcATTGATTTTCTCAGTCAATAAAGAGAAAAGCCTGGACCAATTAACTGGCGAAGAAGTGATGAAGAGAGTATCAGCAAATGCCTGCGCTCTATTAAAAATTTGTCAGCAGCTTGTTAATCTGAGGATAGATTTACCAGTTCTAATTATTACTGAGAAAACGCAGGGACCTGGTGTGTCACAGAATCAGGTAGAAAATGTCATCGGTTCTGAGCTTTGGGGAATGGCAAGGTCAATTGTTCTAGAGTATCCTTTGCAGCTTACATTGATTGACAGACATGTTCCATTACGTCAATGCAGTTCTACAATCGAAGACCTactaatttatcaaaatcctCAGTTATGCTCTGAGGCAGAACTTTTGGTCACTACAAACAAAGTGTACTTTAACCGACTAGTGCCACAACAGGAACTACCGAGGGAATACAAGTGGATATCTATAGAGAACTCTGACAGAGTGCACCTGAAATCACGTCGTCCAGACAATGTTGAAGACAAATTTTGCTTACTTCAGGATATAGAACCAATACCAAAAGGAATGTTCATGGAAGTAGAACAAGCTGTTATGCACGACAGTGCTTTATGTTCTTTGACGACACAATCTGCATGGAATGATATTCCGATTTGGGCATCCGAAAAAGAAGATggatttgatattttgacatttgagATATGCGGCAAAGTCACAGTTCATTCAGATGATAAGCCGCCGAATCAGCTCGAAGGAATGTATGCAGCTTGCTCCCCATTCACTTTACAAAGCATTGTTGAGGTACATCAAGATTGCATAGTGAGAATCGATGACTTGCCTAGTTATAAACCAGGAACTCTAAGGGCGTCAGCTTTCTTGTGGCACATGAAGGAATATCTTGTGAGAGGAATAACACTTATCATTACAAATGGAGACGACAACGTCGGTGAAATACTACGGGCGATGCTCCCGAAACCACAGGCTAGCCAAGTAGTTATTGACACTTTGGATGGTTTACATAATCCAGACACACAACAATATAATGTTGAAACAGTTGTTATTCTCACAACTGTAACCTTCGCAACACTTTGTGACCTTTTAGACAAGACAGAAGGGGTACATACCTGCCTATCTCTGGAGTTGTTTGGAACAATGCATACCTGGCAGACAGCACGAAAGAAGTATGGCGAATTATctttcattatattgtataatgaGGATATATTAATGAGGAAAAATCTCTCTGAAACCATTCTGAAAGTGGGCAAATGGCTAAGGAAGAATCTGTCCAAGATTCAATGCGACAACTGGGCTGAAAAAACAACCAGAGTGGTGACATTGGATTCGGCAAAACAGCAAGAGAAACGCGTGAAAGTCAGGAAAGAACAGCTATTCCGCAGAAAGAGTTGTTACGTCATCGTTGGAGGATTGACAGGGCTGGGATGGGAGATCGTCAAATACCTCGCAACAGATTGTTCAACAAGCATAGTAATACTTTCAAGATCTGTACCCAATGCCGCTCAAACGAGAgagatatcaaagctggagAAATTGACTTCGACATCGATAAAGGCTCTATCGGCAGACATCACAAGTATCGGGTCACTGGAAAAAGCTTTCACTAGGATTGAGAATTATTATGGACAACATTCCGTAAAAGGAATATTCCATGGCGGTGCTGTTTTGAATGACGGATTGTTCATCAACCAAACAAATGAGAGTTTTAAGAAAGTGTTGCTACCAAAAGTGCTAGGAAGCTGGAATCTCCACACTTTTTCAAAAcgatatgaccttgactttttCATTTTGCACTCCTCCGTGGCATCGGTGATcggaaataaaggtcaaagcaACTACAGCGCTGGTAATGCATTTATGGATTCCCTTGCTCATTACAGAGCAGCTAACGACTATCCTGGGCTGAGCATCAACTGGGGACCGCTGGCGGTTGGAATGGCCGCAGACAATGCAGTCCAGGAAGAGCTAGAGAGAAGCGGCTACATGTTTCTTGGTGTCAGAATAACCATTGACTCACTTGTAAAAACGCTTATGTCCGACGGAAATCAAATATTAGTTGGTATATTTGATTGGTCGTTGGTAGAAAGCCAGTTTACAGACGTATCTTTGGAACGAGTAAGACGACGATTCAGACGGGTGATGAACAATGATAACAAGAGAAATATGCAGGCAATATCAGCGGAACTGGTCGGCAATCATTATATGAATACCACCGAGGGCATCACAAGTTTTGTCATAGATGTTGCATCCCTTGTGTTTGCTACCGATGCCAATATGATCAGCATCTCGACCTCCTTGATGAATCTCGGAATAGATTCTATGGTAGCAATGACGTTTATGAACACCATTAATGGCGCTACAAACTGTGCAATTCCTGTCGTATTGCTAATGTCTGAGGAAACCACCATAGAAACGATAGTCGACTATCTTGAGACAAACATAAAACAGACAACAGATATGACAAGGAAGCAGACAGATGTAGCAAAACCCGATGACCTTACACATATGGAGAAAGAATACTTTATCCCAGAAAACATAGATGCATCGCATTTGTTTACCTATGTCGATTTCGAAGCATCTGGACATTTTGCTAATAAGGAGATATGGAAAGCCCTTCTGGGGCACGTTGTGATGAAACATGAAGCGCTGAGAACTCATTTTGTGCAGCGAAGAGACAGTTACGGAAAAAGTACTTACACTAGAGTTGTGACTCCGGCTGAAAAAACGGAACTATACTTCAAAGTCGTCGAAAGGGGGTCAATTAATAGAAACGAACGAATACCATCAGATATGACCATGTACAGATTCTTCCCAGAAACTGATTTTCCGCTTCGTCTTTTATTTGAAGAAGCAGATGGAAAGTGTTATATTAGAATGGTGTTCTCACATCTGACCTTTGATATGACATCGATAATGCTTGTTTTGGAGGACATTCAAAACTTCAAGATCAACGCAGATGTACAAGTTCCAGGATCAATGACCAAAGATATAGCTGGCCACGTGAATGAACGCCTACGCGAACACGAAAATGCATTGAAAGAATATTGGAAACGCAAAATACCTGCAGGTTTATCTTCATTATCCATGGCTGACACTGAGAGAGAGATCCCCCAAGAGATAAATATCTCAACAACAACAGCTCATATACCTCAACAACTTGTTCTGAAACTAGCACAGTTTTGCCGAAACAACGAGATTACCCAGTTTCAATTGATGGTGACAGCATATCAGATTCTTCTTCATGTTGTCACCAGAGTAGACACCATTTGTGTTTTAACCTTGGCAGACATGCGAATGTTATTTCCACAATTTCAACGGGATATAGGATGCATGGTGAACAAAGTTCCGCTTTTCCTGTCCTTATCAAAAGAACGTACAATCAACAACCTACTTATAGAAAACGGAAAGGACATTTGGATGATGCTTAACAGTGGCTTGTATCCCTTCAGGCAGATTGTAAATGAGGTTTCTGCCAGAAATGATGACCCTGACGCCATTTTCAGACACATGCTGGTATACAGAGACTTCCAAAGAGCAAACACAGAGGAAAAAGGTGGTTACGTGAAACTGTTAAACGCTGTGTCGCCAAACAACATGCATGAGACTGTGATGGTAGTATGGAATGATCGTATTAACAGAGCGTTGAATTTAGAACTCGAACACAACACCCTGATTATTAGCAAGCCGGAAGCAGAATCCATTTTGCAGCTTCTAATCAGCCTATTAGAGTATCTTATCGACCATGGTGATTCTACAATGAATGATATGACTCGTGAGTTCAACCATGCGGCACAACTGATACATCCTGTAGGCTCGGAAATCAATCGTACGTCTG GCATAAAACAGACAACAGATATGACAAGGAGGCAGACAGATGTAGCAAAACCCGATGACCTTACACATATGGAGAAAGAATACTTTATCCCAGAAAACATAGATGCATCGCATCTGTTTACCTATGTCGATTTCGAAGCATCTGGACATTTTGCTAATACGGAGATGTGGAAAGCCCTTCTGGAGCACGTTGTGATGAAACATGCAGCGCTGAGAACTCATTTTGTGCAGCGAAGAGACAGTTACGGAAAAAGTACTTACACTAGAGTTGTGACTCCGGCTGAAAAAACGGAACTAAACTTCAAAGTCGTCGAAAGGGGGTCAATTAATAGAAACGAACGAATACCATCAGATATGACCATGTACAGATTCTTCCCAGAAACTGATTTTCCACTTCGTCTTTTATTTGAAGAAGCAGATGGAAAGTGTTATATTAGAATGGTGTTCTCACATCTGACCTTTGATATGACATCGATAATGCTTGTTTTGGAGGACATTCAAAACTTCAAGATCAACGCAGATGTACAAGTTCCAGGATCAATGACCAAAGATATAGCTGGCCACGTGAATGAACGCCTACGCGAACACGAAAATGCATTGAAAGAATATTGGAAACGCAAAATACCTGCAGGTTTATCTTCATTATCCATGGCTGACACTGAGAGAGAGATCCCCCAAGAGATAAATATCTCAACAACAACAGCTCATATACCTCAACAACTTGTTCTGAAACTAGCACAGTTTTGCCGAAACAACGAGATTACCCAGTTTCAATTGATGGTGACAGCATATCAGATTCTTCTTCATGTTGTCACCAGAGTAGACACCATTTGTGTTTTAACCTTGGCAGACATGCGAATGTTATTTCCACAATTTCAACGGGATATAGGATGCATGGTGAACAAAGTTCCGCTTTTCCTGTCCTTATCAAAAGAACGTACAATCAACAACCTACTTATAGAAAACGGAAAGGACATTTGGATGATGCTTAACAGTGGCTTGTATCCCTTCAGGCAGATTGTAAATGAGGTTTCTGCCAGAAATGATGACCCTGACGCCATTTTCAGACACATGCTGGTATACAGAGACTTCCAAAGAGCAAACACAGAGGAAAAAGGTGGTTACGTGAAACTGTTAAACGCTGTGTCGCCAAACAACATGCATGAGACTGTGATGGTAGTATGGAATGATCGTATTAACAGAGCGTTGAATTTAGAACTCGAACACAACACACTGATTATTAGCAAGCCGGAAGCAGAATCCATTTTGCAGCTTCTAATCAGCATATTAGAGTATCTTATCGACCATGGTGATTCTACAATGAATGATATGACTCGTGAGTTCAACCATGCGGCACAACTGATACATCCTGTAGGCTCGGAAATCAATCGTACGTCTG AAATATCAATAGCATCAGGTGAATTTCTGAAGCAGACACGTAATGGCTGGAATCACCGAGTTCAGTTATCAGTGTGTCGCGACCAAGATGGCGATCAAGTACTGGTGAAGTGGCGAAGGACAAAGAATCACCGATCTCGGGAGATTTATGGCAAAGACATAGAATCAGTTGACAGGGGAACTTGCAATG GTTTACATGCTCTAACTGTTTCCACGAAAGAAAGGAATGAAAGGGTGTACACCTTCATGACCCCAAACAAGCAATTATGCGATACTATCACGAGCTGCTTACTGGACAGATTGGAGGGCGCTCGCACTAAGGGCCAGAACACAAAATTGTGA